TGGTAAAAATATGGAGGCCGAAAAAAAGTTTTATAATAACTGCCCCAACAGCTCCTCCCAGCACACATGCAAAGGCGCCTTCAATTGTTTTCTTAGGGCTTATGGCAGGATAGAGTTTATGTTTTCCAAAATGTTTCCCGATATAGTAAGCCAGGCTGTCTGCAAGCCATACCGAGGCATAAAGCATGAAGATATACGCTAAGCCTGAAGGCTCTCCTCTTAAAAACCATTGAAAGCTGAGAAATGAAACATAAAAAAAACCAACCCCGAGCGGGCCGATCTCAGACATGCATCCTGAAGGGGCTTTCCATAAAAAAAGCCTTATCACCAATAATAAAAACAGGCTGATAAAAATTCCGTCCGGGAAATATGCGGGATGTCTGCATGATATATAAAACAACACGCATCCGGTTAATAGTCCGGGGATGTAAAGTTTATCCGGCACTTTGTACATAATATAGAATTCACGCAGTGCAAGAATATTTACTGCTGCCAGAAGCGCTAAGAAGAAAGGAAACGGCGGCAGAAAATAAATATAAGCAATCAGGGGAGGCAGAACAATTGCTGCTGTGGTAAGTCTTCCTGCGTTTTTCAAATCCAGTTACTTTTTACTCGGAACTGTGCCGAATCTCCTTTCTCTTTTATTGTATTCCATGACTGCTGACAGAAATTCTTTCTTTCCAAAGTCAGGCCAGAGCGTTTCAGTAAAATAAAATTCAGAATACGCCGCCTGCCAGAGCAGGAAGTTGCTTAATCTCATCTCGCCGCTGGTGCGTATTATCAGATCAGGGTCGGGGATCCCTGCCGTGTACAGATAATTCTCAATGCTTTTTTCGTTGATTTCTTCCGGCCCGATCCCAGTTTCAAGCATTTTTTTAACCGCCTTCATAATCTCTTCTCTTCCGCTGTAGCTCAAGGCGCCTGTCAGCATTAGTCCGGTGTTTTTGGCAGTTATCTTTTCAAATTCCTTCAGCATTTTTTGAATGGTTACCGGGAATTTCTCAAGGTCTCCTATGGCCCTGAATACCACATTATCCTTTGCGAATTTGCGCATTTCACTTTTAAGGTAAAGGACTAAAAGCTCCATCAGGGCGCTGACTTCTTTTTTAGGTCTCTGCCAGTTTTCCATGGAAAACACATAGAGGGTGAGCGCCTTCAGGTTTAATTTTATTGATGCGTCTATTATCTCACGCACCCGTTTTATGCCTTCCCTGTGACCTTCAATCCTGGACAATCCCCTTAACTCAGCCCATCGGCCGTTTCCATCCATGATTATTGCAACGTGTTTAAGGTTCATCTATTAAATGGTAATAGTAAAGAGCGCTGCCCTTTGAGAACTCGCCTGAAAGCGCTTTTGTCAGAAATGCAGACAGATTAGACCCGGCAATGAGAAACAGGTCTTCACCCTCTACCCAGTAGTCTCTTACTCCTCCTGAGAGATTTTCCAGAATTAAGGCTTCATCCATTGTACTACCGTCCCAATGGAGTGAATAAACTGCAGTGCTTTTATACCCTAATCCCGGCACTGTATTTGCAAAATAAATCCTTTTGACTGCCAAAACTTCATGTCCGCGGCTGGTTCTGATAGTCAGCAGCCGCCTTTTTACAAACCATTTCTCTGCGGGATTAACGATAGAAAAAGTATTTTTGTCAAAAGAAATATCAAAACCCCCGTAAGAATCCTTGCTTCTCCAGATTAATTCCACCTTTGGGGAGGCCTCACTGCCCATATTATAAAGATTCAGATAACCTTTATTATCAAAAGACAGAATCATCGGCGGCAATGAACCCTTCGGCCTTTCACTGTTCTGCCCCGGGCGGATGGTTGACCAGTCAACAAACGCAAAACCGTAAATATTTACTTCCGGAGGCAGTCTGAGCGCTTTGCCTAAATAATATTGTCCGTCCTTCCACTGCGCTTCGTATACCGGCCCGCTGTAAATTTCATTGGGCGTTGAAGCCTGCATCAAAAGAGTTGTCCCGATGACCCTGAAAAAATACGGCGCCCTGTCCCAGATTTTTTTATAACCTTCAACGGGATTATATTCCAATACATATGATCTCAAGGTGTCAGCGCCTTTAATGGAGGTGACATATATCTCCGCCTTGCCGTTATGGTTGGCATCAAGGGCGTCAATGGAAAGGTGATTCTCGTCTGCGCCTCCGGTTATTGACCATAGCTCTTTAGGCTCCTCTTTGTAACTGTATATCCTTATGTTGCTGCCGTCGCTGACAAGAAGTTCCTTTTTGCCGTTGCCGTCTACGTCTCCAATTGTGATAAACCGTCCTACCGCAATCTCATAACCCATCTGCGGCAATTCTGTGACGCCGGCAATTGGGATAAGCTCATCCCCGCTTTTAAGCGCATTAATAAGCTCAGCGCCGAGCGGCTCATTAATCTCTGCAAAGTTTTTTGCATCTTCGGTCCAGAACAGTTTTATATTTAAATATACTGCCCCGCTTTTTGCATGGGTGGAAAACAAGAGCGCTGCCTCTGCGCCGCGGTCTTCTGCTATGCCGGCTAATGTCTTAGGCTCATAGGTTTTAGTGTATGACTCAATGATATCAAAACGCCCTGTCTCTTTAAGTGAGTAATAAAAGACCTCGGATATGGTCCAATCAGCCTTCCGGTCCTGAAAAAAGGCAAGCTTTATCCTTGAGGAAGTAATCCTTACGATGTCTCCGGTCTTTGGCGCGCCTTTTATAATTGCGCATATGTATGTCCCGTCAGAGGCATTTTTTATTTCAACCCTTCCTGTGAATATTTCCGACTTGCCGATAAGTTCTTTTGTTACTGGATGGTAAAACGGCGCTCCTTCCCTGAATACGGAAAGTCTCATGCCTTCCGTAAGTTTTTTATTGGACTGAAACCTGACCTTTGCCATTTCATTTTCAACCCCGACGATTTTACCGGTTACAGGCAGAAAATAAGAAAGCACCGAATCCCTTACAACATGTACGGGATTTGTTTTCTCCAATGGCTCGGGAGCGCCTCCAAATGACGGCATGCCGGTAAGGGTTATAAGCGCAACTGTCAGAATCAGCCTTTTGTAAAATTTACCCATGATTTTCCTTGTTTAGCGTAGTGTCAGAATCACAAAAAAGTATTAAAATCATCTTCGTCCGTCATTCCCGCAGGTTTTAAGCGGGAATCCAGATATTTTTTGCAAAGGACTGTCATTCCTGCCTACGCAGGAATGACAGATTTAAACGTATTTTCTGGTCAATGACAACTAAACGTCTTTTAATGTTATCACAAAACCGAATTGCTTTTCCTCCCCTGAAATAAGTTCGGGCTCAGGGAAGATTATAAAAGTGGTTCCCTGATAAACTCTTTCCATGCCTTCTTCAGAGGAGGAAACGGTCTCCACCGGGAATTGCCAGAGATTTACCGGACTGTTAAATTCAAAAATTGCAGAGACGCCGAGATAACCGTATGTGATATTAAGCATGCTTATCTTTTTTGCTTCTGTTATGGATGTTATTCCCCACCTGCTTGTTTTTCCCTTTGAAAGTGTCTCAACCACCGGCTCCGGGGAACCGAGAAATGAGAGATTAAATTCAATGCAAAAAGATGAATTCCTGCTGAGATGGCTACTGATCTCCGATTTCTCACTTTTCGTTTCTGCGCAGGGATTTATTTTGTACGATACTGCAATCTCAGGCGATGCCTTTCTGACAGATATTTTTTTGGCAAGCATGACAGGCAGAGGACGGGCATCCTGAGCGCAGTTTACTTCTCCTGCCGCTGAAAACTCTGTTTCAAGAGAATTCTTTTTTTCACCGGACTTCATGGTGTACAGAGCCTCTATGAAATTCCCTGACTCACTGTAACTGTTCCCCCGGAACTGTTCTATGGTGGTGTTCTTTGAAATGAAATGATCAATGAGGGAGGCCTTTCTGTACGAATCAAAGACAAGGTGCTTTGCAAGGTCCTGTTCTTTGAGGACAAGCCTTTCGTGGATTGTTGCGGTTTCTGAGTGCTCCTGAGCATCCCCGCATTTTGATAATTTTCTGTGATATGCCTCGTATCTTCTGCTTAATGTGTCCATGATATTGACGGCTTTCTCCTTATAAGACAGCTCGCACAGGGCGCCTCCCTTCTGCGTGAAAAAAAGACTGAGGGCTTGGGTGCCCAGAAAAATATCCTTATACCCGTCTTTGTCAATGTCATTTATTTCGTGATATGGCATAAGGGCAAGGGCTTGCTCAGAAAGCGCCTCTGCCTTGAGCAGGTGAGCGTAAAGCGAGGCCCTCAGGTGCGGAAGATAAAGCCCGCCGAAGATTCCGTGCCAGTATGCGTCATTGCACTGCCCCTGATATAATTCATCTAATAAATCGTGATGCGTAATTCGTGACGCGTAATGAGTTTTTTTTGATTTTTGATTTTCAGCTTTTAACTTGTTTATTGCTTTATGAACCTTTCTGCTTATCTGGTACATCCTTTTATGTATGTGGTTGCTCTCGGGATATTTTGAAAGGAAATTTCTCCAGAAGCCGCCGCGCAGGAGGGTATGCGCTTTTTTGTCCCCGATTAAGTTTTTTAATGATTTCAGCGCATCATCATATTCCTCTGCAGCCGGAGGAAACAGCGCCCATTCGCCCATTTCCCTGTAAGACGCAGTCGGCAGGTATATCCTTCCGGCAGGCGGGTTTTTTGATATATATTCTGCAAAGGTTGTGGTTTGCAGCCAGTCTGAATTTTTGTCTATGGCGCTGAAGAAGCGTTCCAGCCAGCCGTTGGTGTAAACGTGTTTGTATGTGTCAGGCCATACGCCGAACTTCTCTCCGTCATCAGCCATGCATATCAGATTTGTCCCGAATAAGTCGGGATGAGATTTGAGATTTGAGGTTTCAAAGATGCCCCTTAAATATGCCATGACTTCATCTACATCTTTGAACGGGATAAGGTATCTGAGCTGTTCGTTTCCGGGAAATACATTGACCGCATAGTCTTCATCCTCTGTAATAAAATATCCGTACAAGTCTTTGTCCGTGAGCCCGGTAAGCTTGAAATGGTGGTCGTCAACAGGGAAATAGTCAATGCCTGCCTTTGCTATGTATCTTGGCATGGCAGGCTCCCATACCCTTTCTGTCAGCCACATGCCTTTGGGCTTATAACCAAGCTCTTTTTCTATAAAATCATTAAGCTTTTTGATTTGGCCT
This sequence is a window from Nitrospirota bacterium. Protein-coding genes within it:
- a CDS encoding phosphatidate cytidylyltransferase; amino-acid sequence: MKNAGRLTTAAIVLPPLIAYIYFLPPFPFFLALLAAVNILALREFYIMYKVPDKLYIPGLLTGCVLFYISCRHPAYFPDGIFISLFLLLVIRLFLWKAPSGCMSEIGPLGVGFFYVSFLSFQWFLRGEPSGLAYIFMLYASVWLADSLAYYIGKHFGKHKLYPAISPKKTIEGAFACVLGGAVGAVIIKLFFGLHIFTIPGAAAAGALLGIASMTGDLIESMFKRDAGVKDSGSLIPGHGGILDKIDGFLIAGPVLYILLRII
- a CDS encoding isoprenyl transferase, whose translation is MNLKHVAIIMDGNGRWAELRGLSRIEGHREGIKRVREIIDASIKLNLKALTLYVFSMENWQRPKKEVSALMELLVLYLKSEMRKFAKDNVVFRAIGDLEKFPVTIQKMLKEFEKITAKNTGLMLTGALSYSGREEIMKAVKKMLETGIGPEEINEKSIENYLYTAGIPDPDLIIRTSGEMRLSNFLLWQAAYSEFYFTETLWPDFGKKEFLSAVMEYNKRERRFGTVPSKK
- a CDS encoding VCBS repeat-containing protein encodes the protein MGKFYKRLILTVALITLTGMPSFGGAPEPLEKTNPVHVVRDSVLSYFLPVTGKIVGVENEMAKVRFQSNKKLTEGMRLSVFREGAPFYHPVTKELIGKSEIFTGRVEIKNASDGTYICAIIKGAPKTGDIVRITSSRIKLAFFQDRKADWTISEVFYYSLKETGRFDIIESYTKTYEPKTLAGIAEDRGAEAALLFSTHAKSGAVYLNIKLFWTEDAKNFAEINEPLGAELINALKSGDELIPIAGVTELPQMGYEIAVGRFITIGDVDGNGKKELLVSDGSNIRIYSYKEEPKELWSITGGADENHLSIDALDANHNGKAEIYVTSIKGADTLRSYVLEYNPVEGYKKIWDRAPYFFRVIGTTLLMQASTPNEIYSGPVYEAQWKDGQYYLGKALRLPPEVNIYGFAFVDWSTIRPGQNSERPKGSLPPMILSFDNKGYLNLYNMGSEASPKVELIWRSKDSYGGFDISFDKNTFSIVNPAEKWFVKRRLLTIRTSRGHEVLAVKRIYFANTVPGLGYKSTAVYSLHWDGSTMDEALILENLSGGVRDYWVEGEDLFLIAGSNLSAFLTKALSGEFSKGSALYYYHLIDEP
- a CDS encoding DUF1926 domain-containing protein, which encodes MNKLCLILALHNHQPVGNFDHVVEDAYQKSYLPFLKILEKHPGIKLSLHYSGNLLLWLKDKHSDFFELLKKLIKQGRIEMLSGGFYEPIIPAIPDDDKTGQIKKLNDFIEKELGYKPKGMWLTERVWEPAMPRYIAKAGIDYFPVDDHHFKLTGLTDKDLYGYFITEDEDYAVNVFPGNEQLRYLIPFKDVDEVMAYLRGIFETSNLKSHPDLFGTNLICMADDGEKFGVWPDTYKHVYTNGWLERFFSAIDKNSDWLQTTTFAEYISKNPPAGRIYLPTASYREMGEWALFPPAAEEYDDALKSLKNLIGDKKAHTLLRGGFWRNFLSKYPESNHIHKRMYQISRKVHKAINKLKAENQKSKKTHYASRITHHDLLDELYQGQCNDAYWHGIFGGLYLPHLRASLYAHLLKAEALSEQALALMPYHEINDIDKDGYKDIFLGTQALSLFFTQKGGALCELSYKEKAVNIMDTLSRRYEAYHRKLSKCGDAQEHSETATIHERLVLKEQDLAKHLVFDSYRKASLIDHFISKNTTIEQFRGNSYSESGNFIEALYTMKSGEKKNSLETEFSAAGEVNCAQDARPLPVMLAKKISVRKASPEIAVSYKINPCAETKSEKSEISSHLSRNSSFCIEFNLSFLGSPEPVVETLSKGKTSRWGITSITEAKKISMLNITYGYLGVSAIFEFNSPVNLWQFPVETVSSSEEGMERVYQGTTFIIFPEPELISGEEKQFGFVITLKDV